A single window of Streptomyces sudanensis DNA harbors:
- a CDS encoding DUF6304 family protein: MSSESSDSTEVWTGWYRDRRGAEAVLITSDGRNVSTLVRGVRYTGGGFADLRADEESGGLPLAGCVLEWDLPLPLLADGTVQQATLGCLLTLGEALSDGSPERTDLHLTLHCGGAAYDSGVTGGDFDRALGRILRQLPPGTRFARDLIRAA, translated from the coding sequence ATGTCATCGGAGTCATCGGATTCGACAGAGGTCTGGACCGGCTGGTACCGGGACCGCCGGGGGGCCGAGGCCGTCCTCATCACATCGGACGGGCGGAACGTCAGCACCCTGGTCCGGGGGGTGCGCTACACGGGCGGCGGTTTCGCCGACCTGCGGGCGGACGAGGAGAGCGGCGGGCTGCCGCTCGCGGGCTGCGTACTCGAATGGGACCTGCCGCTGCCGCTGCTGGCCGACGGGACGGTCCAGCAGGCCACGCTCGGCTGCCTGCTGACGCTCGGCGAGGCGCTCTCCGACGGATCGCCCGAGCGGACGGACCTGCACCTCACCCTGCACTGCGGGGGAGCGGCGTACGACTCGGGGGTGACGGGCGGCGACTTCGACCGGGCCCTCGGCCGCATCCTGCGCCAGCTTCCGCCCGGCACGCGGTTCGCCCGCGACCTGATCCGGGCGGCGTGA
- a CDS encoding dihydrofolate reductase family protein, with protein sequence MRTLTYLVACSIDGFIGDPEGDASSMFRFLDEEYLAHLTTEYPETLNTEGRRALGIADAPNRHFDTVIQGHGSYRLGLEAGMPSPYGHLREIVASRTLGTSPHPNVEIVPGDLVARVRALKAEDGPLGIWLCGGSRIAGELIDEVDELVVKTYPQVYGSGMPMFGGAAFAVADFALRGTRTFGNGVVVRRYGRNR encoded by the coding sequence TTGCGCACCCTGACGTACCTCGTCGCCTGCTCGATCGACGGCTTCATCGGCGACCCGGAGGGCGACGCCTCCTCCATGTTCCGGTTCCTCGACGAGGAGTATCTCGCCCACCTGACCACCGAGTACCCCGAGACCCTCAACACCGAGGGGCGCCGGGCGCTCGGCATCGCCGACGCCCCGAACCGGCACTTCGACACCGTCATCCAGGGCCACGGCAGCTACCGGCTCGGCCTGGAGGCCGGCATGCCCAGCCCGTACGGCCACCTCCGGGAGATCGTGGCCTCCCGCACCCTCGGCACCTCCCCGCACCCGAACGTGGAGATCGTCCCCGGGGACCTCGTCGCCCGCGTCCGCGCCCTGAAGGCGGAGGACGGCCCGCTCGGCATCTGGCTGTGCGGCGGGTCCAGGATCGCCGGGGAACTGATCGACGAGGTCGACGAACTGGTGGTCAAGACGTACCCGCAGGTCTACGGCTCGGGAATGCCGATGTTCGGCGGCGCCGCCTTCGCCGTCGCCGACTTCGCCCTGCGCGGGACCCGGACCTTCGGCAACGGCGTCGTCGTCCGCCGGTACGGCCGGAACCGCTGA
- a CDS encoding TetR/AcrR family transcriptional regulator encodes MAGNPERRRALLDAAIEVLAHEGARGLTFRAVDARARVPAGTASNYFSSRDDLLTQAGSRIHVRMTPPPARVEAAMRPEPDRELVAGLMKWLVRRMAEERTGYLAMLELRLEATRRPALRAELERAVRAELDRNTRFHLDAGLPGDAGTVLALHLAMTGLLLEHLTLPGVLPPAELDRTVEALVERVVPEAGPRRDADRGRDR; translated from the coding sequence GTGGCGGGCAATCCGGAGCGCAGGCGCGCGCTGCTCGACGCGGCCATCGAGGTACTGGCCCACGAGGGCGCCCGGGGGCTGACCTTCCGCGCGGTGGACGCGCGTGCCCGCGTGCCCGCCGGCACCGCCTCCAACTACTTCTCCAGCCGGGACGACCTGCTGACCCAGGCGGGCTCCCGTATCCACGTCCGCATGACCCCGCCACCCGCGCGGGTCGAGGCGGCGATGCGCCCCGAGCCCGACCGCGAACTGGTCGCGGGGCTGATGAAGTGGCTGGTCCGACGCATGGCGGAGGAGCGCACCGGCTACCTGGCGATGCTGGAGCTGCGCCTGGAGGCCACCCGCCGCCCGGCGCTCCGGGCCGAGCTGGAACGGGCCGTGCGCGCGGAGCTCGACCGCAACACCCGCTTCCACCTGGACGCGGGTCTGCCCGGCGACGCGGGCACCGTCCTCGCCCTGCACCTGGCCATGACCGGTCTGCTGCTGGAGCACCTCACCCTGCCGGGCGTCCTCCCCCCGGCGGAGCTGGACCGGACGGTCGAGGCCCTCGTCGAGCGCGTCGTGCCCGAGGCCGGCCCGCGGCGGGACGCGGACCGGGGCCGGGACCGGTAG